CCAAGGATATATGCAGGCTGTTTTCGTTGGAGGCAGATCAAGTTATCAAGTTTGTGGAGAATAGGCCATTTAATGACCAAAGGTACTTCTCGGACCTTCAAAAACTCAAGAACTTGGGGTGGTCAGAAAGGACAACATGGACAGAAGGCCTAAAGAAGACCATGGAGTGGTATTTGAGCAATCCAGATTGGTGGGGAGATGTCTCTGGAGCTCTTCTCTCTCATCCAAGAATGCTGATGATGCCAGGAATTGAAAGAAATGCATCTGATGTGGGTATTTCTGCCGCCTCTTACATGGCGAACAGTTCCCATCGAAAGGGAATGGTGATTCCTGTTCCTAAAACCAATCCTACTATTCAGAAACCTCTTATGAAGTTTTTGATATATGGGAGAACTGGTTGGATTGGTGGACTTCTAGGGAAACTTTGTGAGAAACAAGGGTTACCGTTTAAGTATGGAAAAGGGCGTTTACAGGAGCGCTCACAGGTGTTGGCGGATATACAGAGTGTTAGgcccacccatgttctcaatGCTGCTGGAGTGACGGGTCGACCCAACGTGGATTGGTGCGAGTCTCATAAACCTGAGACAATCCGTACTAATGTTGTTGGCACGTTAACGTTGGCTGATGTTTGCAAGGAGCATGGGCTTTTGATGGTGAATTTCGCTACTGGATGTATTTTTGAGTATGATGATGCTCATCCGTTAGGTTCAGGCATTGGGTTAAAGGAGGAAGACAAACCCAATTTCACTGGTTCCTTCTATTCAAAAACCAAGGCCATGGTAATTCCTCCCATCCTCCTTACTAATATTTATTAGCTACAAAATTTGCAAATAGATCATAGATCagtcaatttctttttctttttttttttcccctccgaACCAGGTTGAAGAACTTCTGAATGAATATGACAACGTGTGCACCCTCAGAGTCCGAATGCCAATATCATCTGATCTGAGCAATCCACGAAACTTCATCACGAAAATTGCAAAATATGACAAAGTGGTCAATATCCCCAACAGCATGACCATATTGGATGAGCTGCTACCCATTTCAATTGAGATGGCCAAACGGAACTTGAGGGGCATATGGAACTTCACAAACCCAGGTGTTGTGAGCCATAATGAGATTCTCGAGATGTACAAGAAGTACATCAACCCAAACTTCAAATGGGTTAATTTCACGCTAGATGAGCAAGCCAAGGTTATCATTGCCCCTCGTAGCAACAATGAAATGGACGCATCCAAATTGAAGAACGAATTCCCTGAGTTGTTGTCTATTAAGGAATCACTGATCAAGTACGTTTTTGAACCCAACAAGAAAAGCTTCACTGCTTGAGTCGCATATAGCCATTTGATAAAAGTAAGAAGAGATCTTTGCCTGATGCACGAGTCGGCTTTCCGTTAAAAATCATATATCTTCAAATTCTTGTCATTCTTTTTCATATTGTCCTTTTCATTGATTTATATGCTGCGATATCTAGCGTGATTCCACATGGTGGTCTATATTACCATTTGTTTGTTCTTATAGTCTGTCTGGTGTGGTAATGAACTCCAGAACTATGTATGCTATGTTTATGTCTCCTGCCAGTTTGGATTTGTGTAATATATTGGATTTTACTATATGAAGCCGCTTCTCTTCAgtttcactttcttttccaAGTTTTTCTTGATTCACTGGATTATATTGTGTATGATATTATAAGTGTCTTGCTTTACTTAATTAGTTTTGAAATTCAATCAACCACATGAAAGCCCACATTTGTATGGGAGACTGCAGTTGAAGATGTTGCGTGTTTACAAACTCAGCTGCATGATTGCACTTTTTAATACGCCTTGCTTGTTCCCTTCGAAATAACAGCTTCCAAGTAGTCATTGGCCTCTTGGAAATTACCTTGAAATGCTTGTCACTACAACAATTTTGGCTTTTCATGACAAAAACTAGTGAAGAAAATAGTACTAATTTTGTGAGAAAATAGAGTTTCATCGTCTATAACACCAAAGGAAACAATAAACAGACGAGAAATTTAAATTTCCTGGTCATACATCAATAATTAGCAACAAAAGTAGCATTTCGTCATTCAACATAAAACCAAAAGAACTGTACgcaaggaaattttttatttctcgcCCCCGAAAATGCTTTTCAGTGCGCCAAATCATGGAGAGCACATTACTAAGTTCTATTTTTGTCTCTATTGGCAAGCATTTTGGCGAGGAAAGCTATTTCATCGGAAAAATTATTGGCGGTCTTGGGGCACTGCCACGTTGTGCCCCAATACCCTCATTCACCACACATTCCTGTGGATCAGTTGGTTCATTAAACCTCCctcaatatcatttttttttcttaataactCTCTTTTCCTTGCTATGTGTTAACCTATTGTCGAAGCAACTAAACTGTAATCAGTCACCGAACTACCGTGGGTGATACTCTCTGTTCTGTCATTTCCCCCTTTTTCTTCACATCAGAATTTGCTATTTGTAGCAACTTGTTTTTGCCTAGTTTTCTCATATCTTGAAGTACTTGATGTTTTTGTGCTTAtgctagtttttctttttctgcaacTTCTTGTGGTTCTCGCGCCTTTCCAGTAATGGTGGTCCTTTTTATCCTTTGTACTCGGAGAATATTAAAGCCCCGTCAagtttttctattttgtatCACTAAATATTTATGCAAGCCTATTAAAGAAGGCACATTCTTACTAGTGAGGAGATGACTCATGGTTGGTTCACTATATATCATACTTAATATGCCCACAAAGACTTATCTCCTTTTTTGGGTAATTGCAAAAACGAACCTTTATTAGTTTATGAACTATTAATAGAAGTATTTCTTGGCACTGGTGGATGCCTTTTTGCCTACTGTTTCGTTCACTTTTTTCAGGGTTTAAGACTCGATTACTCACTTTTGCAAATCTCCTAAACAGAGCAATTCCAGCTGGTGAGAATGGAGTtttaaacttcaaaattgcacAGTGGTAGGGCATAACCTGTTGGGTTCAAGATAAATTGAAACCCAACTTGAAACTCTAATTACGTtaccccctccccctccccctccccctccccgtCTCCGTCCCCCTCCCCCTCaacttttatgttatttttggtGTAGATAAACTTTACTCCTGGAAAGACCTCATTTAGTAACCAATAGAAGCTGTGTTTACAGACATGAATGTGATCCTTGGGGCCGTATGCTATTCACTACCTACTCGAAAGAAGGACGATGCTACCGAAACAAATTGGGATTGTGCTGGCTTTGGGTCTCTAAAATCAATTCATCTCTCTGTGAACGGTCTCCCAATAAgttctctcttcaattattactttcatttctctatttTATCTAtatctccctcaaaatccaaaccaaacaaagccttcaCTTAAAGAAGGATTGAACAactgttgaaacttgaaaaggTTCTGATCTAAATGCTCTCCAGCCGGATGGTTTCCCTCCTTTGCCTACAAATCGGTTTGCCCCTTTCATTGCTCGACACATTGACAGCGAAGATATCAgtattaaaattaattaatgcattgttgtcttttattttagggaaaatgacggctaaggacatgccttgataattaataccagccatggacattttcagcattaacaattgttcttagcatgtccttggagggtattaattatcaaaacatatcatgggccgtcattttccctttattttatttggaccaagtttatttttgtaattgggCTAGTTTGTGTTATTTTGTTATTGGGCCAAATGGTTGTGTTAAGCCCAAGTCTATTTTGTTATTGGGCCAAATGGTTGTGCCAAGAGAGTAAGCTACCCCTTTTGAGAGATCCAGATTCTCgcctctctctctgttttttccctttttctgcTGCTGCATATGCAGCCctcatttcttctattttcctcttggttcaaaactcaataataaTTTAGGGAAAAGCCAACAATCAGGATATCTATTGCTTTTACTTCTCCTAGCCATTTCTATACTTAACTTAGGGATGACGATGGAGCGGGGTACAGTGAATATCACCATACCTTTGTCCCCGATTCTTGAGCCTCATTCCAATCCCTGTTCCCACCCTCATCACCAATGGGTAAGTATTTTTACACTCTATACCCTCCCAAATGGGAGATAGAAATACTTTTGAGTAGGCATTTCCGTGATGTTTGTTAAAACAAAAGCGAAAAGGAGCGCAAACATATCATGAGGATACAAGAAAGACATGTGAACCAAAAGGATATTAATGTAGGCTGCAATTATTGAAGAAGTtgcatatacacacacacacacacacacacacacacccctttaaTTTCCTCCACAATCGGTGTGTTGGTTCATGTGATTATATATCCACATTTCTTCTAAATGTCTCTAGAATCATTCACATGTAAGATTGCTTATCGTAAATTTTATCTTTGTGCTAAAATATCGCAACACATGTGTTATAAGATTCGTAAATTGTCCCTGTTACATGAACTATTTACCTTGATTGATCCCGTATTTAGAGCTAAAAAGAAGCTATAGTACTGCACATGATCTATGCTTGTTTTAGATTCATCTATTGTCATACTCACATGCTGTGTACCTACCTCAACAATTCAACTAATCACGTAGTTTACCAAAAAGGAAGTACTATTAAAGTTAGTTGGGAGATTTCAaggattatttaaaaaaatttgccattcaaaaaaaaaagaaaaaaaagaagagattatCTAGCTCATTGTTTGAGGTTAAATTGCACAGAGCAATTCATATAGTaagatcttttcttttctgtactTTATCCTAAAGAATAGAGCCTCTCACAATTTAAGCCATTGATCAATGAGATATACCATCGAGATCCAGTGCCAGAGGTTTCTATGCACCAAACTGCAGAGCTAGATAATGTTTGTTTAGGCctgttttggcttaataattaaGTCATGATTTTGttgtcttcattcaaattttcacatttgttagttgtacttcatttttttatgattaTATGGTTCATTTCGTATATAATTATTaaccaaactaaaaaatttcagaaaagacaaaaataatccaaaaagttcgtctattttgtattatttttgtttttagtgaactttttaaaggtgttgatcataattttttatttttaaaatttttctcatcgaaacgaatcaataatcttaaaaaaatttgacataaactaagaaaagcgaaaaaaatacaagttctaaagaaaatgataaaaacgTGCTTTGCAAACacgtttttaagttttttatgAAACTAAACTTGGTGTTTAACTCAGTTTAAGACAACCAAAGCAACGTGAAAGGCGTGTTTACAAaacacaatatttttgaaagttaaacACGATTTAACGTAATTTAGGAATAAATTTCGAAAACATGAGAAAGTAGCCAAAAACCCGTACATTgatccattactgaccgaattAGCATACATTTTGGGTTGATCCGCAATGGGTCCAACATGTGTTGAGTCGAGATGCAAATTTTAGTTGTCCAGTACTGAACATGGACGGTCCGGATCGGCCCAACACGGGACAGCAGGCACTGAATCAAAACCACGGAATGAGCGTTGAAGTAAAGTACTATATAATATATGGTCCCAAATCCGATCGTTATCGAAgagtcattttcccttattatTAGATCTCTCATTCTTGGTCCCACCTTCAGCTACTCCTTTATtcctaataaataaatattaaatacCATTCAGATCTACCTTCTTTGGTGAGGTCCGTCCGTTCGGATAAATAaaccaagtggcttatttttttgttcttatttaatttttttttgtatttgttaatttttcgtcaattttttggggattattgcatcgtcatgacgaaagaaatttaaaaagtaaaaaattatgatcaaagtcaatttcttttgaataaagacgaaaaaattggcttattggtttattttcgtctttattcaaaaaaaattgatttcgatcaaaattttttaccttttagattcctctcgtcatgacgatgcaataatcttaaaaaattgacgaaaaactaacaaatacaaaaaaattttgaataaagacaaaaaaataagccacttgacttatttagccgaacgactTGGTACCTCCCAATTCAGCCTAACCAATACTATGGGTGGTACACTATTTCGGATTTCAAATAAATGATTGGAGCCgtttaaattatttaaattattatttaaaGGATTTTCGTTAAAAATCAACTCATccgaatatcaaaaaaaatgattgaccGATTCCATTGATTTTTATCCTTGCGGATTAAGGATTCGGaatgttttttgtttccttATCCTTAAGGTAAAATATAAGGGACCACATGAATACACTCAGAATGTGACTTCTTCAATTCAATTTTGCTATTAGTTGGATGGGACCACATGAATACACTCAGAATGTGACATTCTTCAATTCAATTTCGCTATTAGTTGGACGGGACCACATGACTACATTCTAATCGTGAccttttttaccaaaaaaaaaaaaaaaaaactcttttaggAGTACTTATTGATAGAGTGGTGCTGCTGTTTAAATCTGTACCAGCgagtacaaatgattttttggaCCTCTttcgggtctcaaaaaaatgatcgaaactactcattttgtttagaatactttgtttatgatcattgtaaaaaataagttcaatccgatatcggtaaggatatttacaaaacaaccaaCTTTGTTACAGAATTCAGgcctgaattctaaagcaaagttggatattTTGTAAACGTTCTTACCGGTaccggattgagtttattttttgcaaggaccataaataaagtattttaaacaaaataagcggttccgatcatttttttgtgaCCCAAAATATGCCCAAAAAGTCATTTGTACACACTGGTACAGATATAAATctgtaccaatatcatttctgttaTTGATACGTCTTACATCACATCATTTACCTTATATAAATTAACTAGTGCtcacccgtgcctacggcactacgcatcccggtTGAAAGAGGATgtcagttgtgtgatttaggtgaaaaccatggacacttaaccgggaagtaagaggatgcactacagcctttgaatcaaatgaatcggagccgttccaacaacttgtccccacacccttctgttttataatagagattaaCGTGAAAAGAAgtctattgaaaaaaaaaaaactatgggttcaccatttggtgtacaccaataTACACCGAACTGTATAAGACCCACCTCGTAGGTCTACACAACTGatgatcgaaattgttcaatacatttaaaataatttgaagagtccgtaaaataaaaaataatctcctTCAGATATTGACAATAGATTGATCGATTTTCGTCTTTGAATTTGCATAGACATATTGAATAAATTAATCAAGCCTTTACCAATATCCGAATGAGTTAATTTTTACAAAGATCATTAAATTAAACCCCTCCTATCAGTAGTGTGGAatctcaaaatcaatctcaCGCAAGGATTAGCGAGAACAAAGCTGTACAtgcttgttttaaaaaaaataaaataaaaagtagacCTTTAATATAGAATAAGAAtaacaaacgtgaaaaaaaaatagaataacaacagaaaacaattccttttgtttttttataactagGTTTTTGTAGCCTCTAGGTTACTTTACGTgtacctcaactaatcttgAAGATCATAAATCTACCATCTATTAGCGAGGGCTCCACTTGACATGGACTGGCTCCCAAGGGGTTTATAGCAAttgaaatatttcaaacttGAGACGCTAGGAATGAGCAAACTTCTAAATCTCCGGCATTAACCACTAAACCCAATACATGGAATTTAACAATTTCTTTTGTAGTTGATGAATCATTGAATAACAAGGTAGATCCAGAGCCGGGCAGAATAGGAGCAGccccatctctccctctctctctcgatctcgatGGTCAGTATTATTCGGACTAGTTTACGTGAATCTTAAttagaaaattcataaaaaattaatttcttacagataccaaaaattaaatccTAATAAATTATACGAGCAGCTAACCTTCGGATTTCTCTTTGTGTGCGTCTCTGTCTGTCTGTTTTCTCTTCGTGTgtctctctgtttctctcacTCTCTGTCCCTCCCCCTAAAATGCGTTTAGTATTAATTATAAAAGTAGTAGAACGGAATCACATAAAGAATGTGAACAGATTAGAGGCGGGTTTTGTGCTGTGAATTTGTTTGGTGGGGCAATAAGGCATCCTTATAAATACGCTAAGTCTTAACCACCTCTCTCCTCACACCTCTCCTTCTTCTCCTCCACCTCTGTCTCAAACTCAATTTCCCCACAAAAACCCCAAACCCCCCCGCCACCCAcccccgcaaaaaaaaaaaaaaaaaaatcccttcaATTTCCTCCTCAAAGATTCTTTATTCTCTCCTCGGTCCCTACCAAAccgtaagtctctctctctgtgtgtgcgCGCGTGTTCATTAAAACCTTTTAGAGTGACCCATTTATTTGTATGTTACACTGCTTTGATTAACAGTTTCCGCATGTGTTAATACTTTGTCAACTACCCGATCTTACAGTAATGTGTTGGGTATTCGtgcatgattaatttttttctgcTAAAACCCTTGATTCTGTGACTCAATCTgtggttttgttgttgtataAATGTTTGATCTTTCTTGGTTGAGATCTAGTTTATTTTTGATGTACTATCTTTTTTTCAGCCTTTGCAGATCCGGCATATTTAAGTAATGAAATACTATCAATTTTAAATGGGCATGTACTTTACATGATAGATTGCTTAGCCTTTGAGTTTGCTGTGACAGTTGTAAATAACACAAGAAATCGTTCACTATTAAAATACTGAATCATTAGAGAAGAGATGAAGGATAAAGAATAATAATATCTGAAGTTGCTTTCAAAGATTGATGCTTGAAGAAGTTAAAGTGGTTTTTGGAATACAAAACTGGAGTagagtccttttttttttttcttcccctgCTTTGTTTCCAGAGAGGTGAAAACCAAACTAGTGTTCACCATTTCAAAATCATGGAATGTCCTTTGAATTCTTGTTTTGGTTGCCTTCAAAATTGTATGTCTGTCATGAGAGTTTGTTATGGTGGAAAATTCCCTGCAAATGCTTTTCTTGGGTTAATTTTGGTCTATGTCGTGTAACTCATTGCTCTATGAATGTAGATAagttcttctctttttttccccttggtCTTGCTGCACTCTTGCGCAAAAGAATTCTCAGAATCACTTTTAGCCGCAAAAACCATAAAATCGTATCATGAAGAGTCCAACTATATTCTGCCCTTGGCTAATAAGCCAACCAAGAGTAACACAGCCATATGGTTACATTTTTGTACTGCACTTCAAGGAGTTATATGATTGGGGATCATCTTCTTTATGTTGTATTTTAGATGGGATGATTAAGGATCATCTTAGACATGGTTATATGTATTCAGGAATAATGTTTCTCTCCATTTTCTTGCATGTAAACATATGTGCTTTCATCTGTTTTACCATCTTTTTCGAGATATGTTTAGTTTCTAATCTCTTTGTTTACAGTGAACTAATCTTTGAATGTGGGATATGAACAGTTGTTTGGACATGGCTGAATACGAACCCAAGAACATCCTCATAACTGGAGCTGCTGGCTTCATTGCATCCCATGTTGCCAATCGGCTTATCCGGAACTACCCTCACTACAAAATCGTTGTTCTGGACAAGCTTGATTACTGTTCAAACTTGAAAAACCTCAGGCCTTCTCAATCATCACCAAATTTCAAGTTCATCAAGGGAGACATTGCGAGTGCTGACCTTGTCAACTTCGTTCTCCTTACCGAATCCATCGACACAATTATGCATTTTGCAGCCCAAACCCATGTTGACAACTCCTTTGGAAATAGCTTTGAGTTTACCAAAAACAATATCTACGGCACCCATGTCCTTTTGGAAGCTTGTAAAGTCACTGGCCAAATCAAGAGATTTATTCATGTGAGTACTGATGAGGTTTACGGAGAAACAGATGAGGATGCACTAGTGGGAAATCATGAGGCTTCTCAGCTCCTCCCAACAAACCCTTACTCTGCGACTAAAGCTGGGGCTGAGATGCTTGTGATGGCATACGGACGGTCATATGGTTTACCCGTGATAACTACTAGAGGAAACAATGTGTATGGACCGAATCAGTTTCCCGAGAAGATGATTCCCAAGTTCATCCTCTTAGCAATGAGAGGACAGACTCTTCCGATCCATGGGGATGGGTCTAATGTGAGGAGTTACCTCTATTGTGAGGATGTTGCTGAGGCTTTTGAAACTATTCTCCACAAGGGTGAAGTAGGGCATGTTTACAATATCGGCACGGATAAGGAAAGGACGGTGCTTGATGTTGCCAAGGATATATGCAGGCTGTTTTCGTTGGAGGCAGATCAAGTTATCAAGTTTGTGGAGAATAGGCCATTTAATGACCAAAGGTACTTCTTGGACCATCAAAAGCTCAAGAACTTGGGGTGGTCAGAAAGGACAACATGGGCTGAAGGCCTAAAGAAGACCATGGAGTGGTATTTGAGCAATCCAGATTGGTGGGGAGATGTCTCTGGAGCTCTTCTCCCTCATCCAAGAATGCTGATGATGCCAGGAATTGAAAGAAATGCATCTGATGTGGGTATTTCTGCCGCCTCTTACATGGCGAACAGTTCCCATCGAAAGGGAATGGTGATTCCTGTTCCTAAAACCAATCCCTCTATTCAGAAACCTCTTCTGAAGTTTTTGATATATGGGAGAACTGGTTGGATTGGTGGACTTCTAGGGAAACTTTGTGAGAAACAAGGGATACCGTTTGAGTATGGAAAAGGGCGTTTACAGGAGCGCTCACAGGTGTTGGCGGATATACAGAGTGTTAGGCCCACCCATGTTCTAAATGCTGCTGGAGTGACGGGTCGACCCAACGTGGATTGGTGCGAGTCTCATAAACCCGAGACAATCAGTACTAATGTTGTTGGCACGTTAACGTTGGCTGATGTTTGCAAAGAGCATGGGCTTTTGATGGTGAATTTCGCTACTGGATGTATTTTTGAGTATGACGATGCTCATCCGTTAGGTTCAGGCATTGGGTTTAAGGAAGAAGACAAACCCAATTTCACTTGTTCCTTCTATTCAAAAACCAAGGCCATGGTAATTCCTCCCATCCTTCCTACTAATTTTTATTATCTACAAAATTTGCAAATAGATCATAGATCagtcaatttctttttctttttttttttcccctccgaACCAGGTTGAAGAACTTCTGAATGAATATGACAACGTGTGCACCCTCAGAGTCCGAATGCCAATATCATCTGATCTGAGCAATCCACGAAACTTCATCACGAAAATTGCAAAATATGACAAAGTGGTCAATATCCCCAACAGCATGACCATATTGGATGAGCTGCTACCCATTTCAATTGAGATGGCCAAACGGAACTTGAGGGGCATATGGAACTTCATAAACCCAGGTGTTGTGAGCCATAACGAGATTCTCGAGATGTACAAGAAGTACATCAACCCTAACTTCAAATGGGTTAATTTCACGCTAGATGAGCAAGCCAAGGTTATCATTGCCCCTCGTAGCAACAATGAAATGGACGCATCCAAATTGAAGAACGAATTCCCTGAGTTGTTGTCTATTAAGGAATCACTGATCAAGTACGTTTTTGAACCCAACAAGAAAAGCTTCACTGCTTGACTCGCATATAGCCATTTGATAAAAGTAAGAAGAGATCTTTGCCTGATGCACGAGTCCGCTTTCCGTTAAAAATCATATATCTTCAAATTCTTGTCATTCTTTTTCATATTGTCCTTTTCATTGATTTATATGCTGCGATATCTAGCGTGATTCCACATGGTGGTCTATATTACCATTTGTTTGTTCTTATAGTATGTCTGGTGTGGTAATGAACTCCAGAACTATGTATGCTATGTTTATGTCTCCTTCCAGTTTGGATTTGTGTAATAAATTGGATTTTACTATATGAAGCCGCTTCTCTTCagtttcacttttcttttccaagttTTTCTTGATTCACTGGATTATATTGTGTATGATATTATAAGTGTCTTGCTTTACGTAATTAGTTCTGAAATTCAATCAACCACATGAAAGCCCACATTTGTATGGGAGACTGCAGTTGAAGATGTTGCGTGTTTACAAACTCAGCTGCATGATTGCACTTTTTAATACGCCTTGTTTGTTCCCTTCGAAATAACAGCTTCCAAGTAGTCCTTGGCCTCTTGGAAATTACCTTGAAATGCTTGTCACTACAACAATTATGGCTTTTCATGACAAAAACTAGTGAAGAAAATAGTACTAATTTTGTGAGAAAATAGAGTTTCATCTTCTATAACACCGAAGGAAACAATAAACAGACGAGAAATTTAAATTTCCTGGTCATACATCAATAATTAGCAACAAAAGTAGCATTTTATCGttcaacacaaacaaaaagaacTGTACgcaaggaaattttttatttcttgccCCCGAAAATGCTTTTCAGTGCGCCAAATCATGGAGAGCACATTACTGAGTTCTATTTTTGTCTCTATTGGCAATCATTTTGGCGAGGAAAGCTATTTCATCGGAAATATTATTGGCGGTCTTGGGGCATTGCCACGTTGTGCCCCAATACCCTCATTCACCACACATTCCTGTGGGTCAGTTGGTTCATTAAACCTCGctcaatatcatttttttttcttaataactCTCTTTTCCTTGCTATGTGTTAACCTATTGTCGAAGCAACTAAACTGTAATCAGTCACCGAACTACTGTGGGTGATACTCTCTGTTCTGTCATTTCCCCCTTTTTCTTCACATCAGAATTTGCTATTTGTAGCAACTTGTTTTTGCCTAGTTTTCTCATATCTTGAAGTACTTGATGTTTTTGTGCTTATGCTAGTTTATCTTTTTCTGCAACTTCTTGTGGTTCTCGCGCCTTTCCAGTAATGGTGGTCCTTTTTATCCTTTGTACTCAGAGAATATTAAAGCCCCGTCAagtttttctattttgtatCACTAGATATTTATGCTAGCCTATGAAAGAAGGCACATTCTTACTAGTGAGAAGATAACTCATGGTTGGTTCACTATATCATACTTAATATGCCCACAAAGACTTATCTCCTTTTTTGCGTAATTGCAAAAACTAACCTTTATTAGTTTATGAACTATTAATAGAAGTATTTCTTGGCACTGGTGGATGCCTTTTTGCCTACTGTTTCATTCACTTTTTTCAGGGTTTAAGACTCGATTACTCACTTTTGCAAATCTCCTATATAGAGCAATTCCAGCTGGTGAGAATGGAGTtttaaacttcaaaattgcacAGTGGTAGGGCATAACCTGTTGGGTTCAAGATAAATTGAAACCCAACTTGAAACTCTAATTACATtaccccctccccctccccctccccgtCTCCGTCCCCCTCCCCCtcaacttttttgttatttttggtgTAGATAAACTTTACTCCTGGAAAGACCTCATTTAGTAACCAATAGAAGCTGTGTTTACAGACATGAATGTGATCCTTGGGGCCGTATGCTATTCACTACCTACTCTGAGAAGTTTTATATATGTTGCTA
The sequence above is drawn from the Rhododendron vialii isolate Sample 1 chromosome 6a, ASM3025357v1 genome and encodes:
- the LOC131329922 gene encoding trifunctional UDP-glucose 4,6-dehydratase/UDP-4-keto-6-deoxy-D-glucose 3,5-epimerase/UDP-4-keto-L-rhamnose-reductase RHM1-like isoform X1, with the translated sequence MWDMNSCLDMAEYEPKNILITGAAGFIASHVANRLIRNYPHYKIVVLDKLDYCSNLKNLRPSQSSPNFKFIKGDIASADLVNFVLLTESVDTIMHFAAQTHVDNSFGNSFEFTKNNIYGTHVLLEACKITGQIKRFIHVSTDEVYGETDEDALVGNHEASQLLPTNPYSATKAGAEMLVMAYGRSYGLPVITTRGNNVYGPNQFPEKMIPKFILLAMRGQTLPIHGDGSNVRSYLYCEDVVEAFETILHKGEVGHVYNIGTDKERTVLDVAKDICRLFSLEADQVIKFVENRPFNDQRYFSDLQKLKNLGWSERTTWTEGLKKTMEWYLSNPDWWGDVSGALLSHPRMLMMPGIERNASDVGISAASYMANSSHRKGMVIPVPKTNPTIQKPLMKFLIYGRTGWIGGLLGKLCEKQGLPFKYGKGRLQERSQVLADIQSVRPTHVLNAAGVTGRPNVDWCESHKPETIRTNVVGTLTLADVCKEHGLLMVNFATGCIFEYDDAHPLGSGIGLKEEDKPNFTGSFYSKTKAMVEELLNEYDNVCTLRVRMPISSDLSNPRNFITKIAKYDKVVNIPNSMTILDELLPISIEMAKRNLRGIWNFTNPGVVSHNEILEMYKKYINPNFKWVNFTLDEQAKVIIAPRSNNEMDASKLKNEFPELLSIKESLIKYVFEPNKKSFTA
- the LOC131329922 gene encoding trifunctional UDP-glucose 4,6-dehydratase/UDP-4-keto-6-deoxy-D-glucose 3,5-epimerase/UDP-4-keto-L-rhamnose-reductase RHM1-like isoform X2; the protein is MAEYEPKNILITGAAGFIASHVANRLIRNYPHYKIVVLDKLDYCSNLKNLRPSQSSPNFKFIKGDIASADLVNFVLLTESVDTIMHFAAQTHVDNSFGNSFEFTKNNIYGTHVLLEACKITGQIKRFIHVSTDEVYGETDEDALVGNHEASQLLPTNPYSATKAGAEMLVMAYGRSYGLPVITTRGNNVYGPNQFPEKMIPKFILLAMRGQTLPIHGDGSNVRSYLYCEDVVEAFETILHKGEVGHVYNIGTDKERTVLDVAKDICRLFSLEADQVIKFVENRPFNDQRYFSDLQKLKNLGWSERTTWTEGLKKTMEWYLSNPDWWGDVSGALLSHPRMLMMPGIERNASDVGISAASYMANSSHRKGMVIPVPKTNPTIQKPLMKFLIYGRTGWIGGLLGKLCEKQGLPFKYGKGRLQERSQVLADIQSVRPTHVLNAAGVTGRPNVDWCESHKPETIRTNVVGTLTLADVCKEHGLLMVNFATGCIFEYDDAHPLGSGIGLKEEDKPNFTGSFYSKTKAMVEELLNEYDNVCTLRVRMPISSDLSNPRNFITKIAKYDKVVNIPNSMTILDELLPISIEMAKRNLRGIWNFTNPGVVSHNEILEMYKKYINPNFKWVNFTLDEQAKVIIAPRSNNEMDASKLKNEFPELLSIKESLIKYVFEPNKKSFTA